ATATTTATGCCTCAACACCAAAAGAGTTTATTGACAAAATAAAAGGGGTATACATTCATGATGTAATAGCTGATTATGGCAATAACAACTCTGATGTTGAATGTATTTACATATTTACTAATGATAGAACAACTGAACCAGATGAAAAATACAAGGCTTTAGAAGATTATGGACTTGAGTTTATTCCACAACAAGAAATTACTATCGAGGGTGAATACAGTATAAGGCGTATATATTGGAACGCCCAAATATTTTACACACATAAAATAAAAATTGGCGATAAAGTTTCATTTATTGATGGGTTAGGAAAAATGATAAAAACTACCATAAAAGAAACAAGCGCAAGACTTAGCAATACGGGAGATTGTTCATTAATACTTAAGTTAAAGGATGATTCTAATTAAATATAGAAAGTAAAGGGGTTTAGAATGACCAAAGACTATA
This window of the Borreliella afzelii genome carries:
- a CDS encoding DUF693 family protein, translating into FKGMTVEDAIKSVFPDRNTINMDEKDRLQIIDKNIYASTPKEFIDKIKGVYIHDVIADYGNNNSDVECIYIFTNDRTTEPDEKYKALEDYGLEFIPQQEITIEGEYSIRRIYWNAQIFYTHKIKIGDKVSFIDGLGKMIKTTIKETSARLSNTGDCSLILKLKDDSN